A DNA window from Ostrea edulis chromosome 5, xbOstEdul1.1, whole genome shotgun sequence contains the following coding sequences:
- the LOC125650146 gene encoding cyclin-dependent kinase 2-interacting protein-like produces MSKKETDLSNVSELFSPIRVRNSPASFSKTANLTGNKRQIKDGCADIHNVMQKWTKTNREGTDTIREIANIRISHILQSSEENSEKSDHSTDMLKLETLCGNLQCCVQKLKKLVLKIAMVVTKFHGVQMLSEYKNDSDVLFQTWSTKDFASAAEKLSTMYHKEWELKQSIYENVCHVISRDSVMFYTSAWVHQPYIEERAELLLQSMLTETGHVS; encoded by the exons ATGTCTAAGAAAGAGACCGACCTTAGTAATGTTAGTGAACTCTTCTCACCAATTAGAGTAAGGA attcaCCAGCATCCTTCAGCAAGACAGCAAATCTTACAGGGAATAAACGACAGATTAAGGACGGGTGTGCTGATATCCACAATGTCATGCAGAAGTGGACAAAAACTAATCGAGAGGGAACTGACACCATTAGGGAAATAGCAAATATCAGAATTAGTCACAT aTTACAGTCTAGTGAAGAAAATTCAGAGAAAAGTGATCATTCTACTGATATGCTGAAGCTGGAGACTCTCTGTGGAAACCTGCAGTGTTGTGTGCAAAAATTG AAGAAACTGGTTTTGAAGATTGCCATGGTTGTAACAAAGTTTCATGGGGTTCAGATGCTTTCAGAGTACAAAAATGACTCCGATGTGTTGTTCCAGACTTGGTCCACAAAAGATTTTG CATCAGCAGCAGAGAAGTTGTCAACCATGTATCACAAGGAGTGGGAACTAAAACAGTCAATCTATGAAAATGTCTGCCATGTCATCAGCCGAGATTCTGTCATGTTCTATACATCGGCATGGGTACACCAGCCTTATATAGAGGAAAGAGCAGAGCTTCTACTTCAGAGCATGCTCACTGAGACTGGTCATGTGTCATGA